The genomic interval ACTAATACCATCTTTTCATCTTACATTGGCCAACGATTTAAATTAATGTACAATtcttaaatgtttgatttaatcattttattaattaaaatactacACTGAATCAAAAATAACtaacattttctctttgaaaTCAGCTCCGACCTGAAACAAGAAGCAGTTCATCTCCAAAGAAAGTAAATGCAAGTTGCTCAAAGTGCAAATTATAATCTggctctgtttaataaaaacgccgataaaagaaaaactgatcaGACATTAAGTAAAgactgtttttgtatttgaacattttactgtATTCAGCAGGTTTGGTTGTTAGGTGAATGTTGCTGAAATTCGACATTCCAAATCTCAGGAGAGTAGATAAATAATTCAAAGGGAGGTGGTGACATTGAAACCCAGGGTTTCTTTTTACagtgatttttctgttttttgttttgttttttactcaatTGGACATTAACATCTTATCTGGGTTTTGTTTGTAACACTGAACTTGGGAGCTCAGACGCGGAACTTCTCCTACTGTTCACTGTTATAACTGTTCGCTCTACCTGTTAGTTGTGGTGGTTGGTGCAAAGTTGTTTTTGGGGAACTGTCAGTAAATGTGTACCAGTGAAATAGGCAGATAAACTGGCAGGTTGTTGTGACTAGACAGGCATGTTAAAGTCTCCTGCTCATGGACTAGTGACTAGATGCTTGAAGTGATGCTACACTTAAATCATCATGCActattataaaacaaatatttaagtaaaaatatttatgcaaTAGTAATTTGAAGGTAAATGTAAAAAGTAGATCCTGTGtagcaaaaagcaaaacagaaagtATAACAAAAAATAGTATTGTTCAGAGActagatgaaaaaaatcttactaatattatattttattttagttttcttaaaTTTATAACCTTTTTTAAGAAAGACTTAGAGATTTCTGAAGGTTTTAAGATGAAAGTAATTATACAAAGTTCACTAAATgtatagaaaacatttgaataaaacgTCAGAGTTTATAGCACATTTGTATCAAACACTCTGAAGAAAACATTAGTCACAAGAATTAAGCATTGGCAAACTATTGTAGACATTTACGGATTTTAAAACGGATAATAAAATaagcataaacaaaaaaaaaatattgaaaagacaaaagtcagtaggcatttttattgaaaaatgttcaattaagAGTTCAGAAAAGCACTcagaaattcaaaaatatatttactaatTGAAATAATCAATATGATTAAACAAAACCTATTTACTCCACACCGCACATGAGATTTAATTTAGATAGCtgctataaaaacaaacagcagtttCAAGTTTTAGCTTTTGAATGTCTTTTTTCTGAGTGAAACTTGATTAAATTCACACAAACTGACTTATTTTaagggtttgttttttattttatttaagtatttagaATGTAAAACTCATACAATCctaaaaataattatcaaaaatgtataaagtcaCCGCAAAGTAAGTGATTTCAGACTCCTGGCAGTTCATTATAATCAGATTAATACATTTGAAACACCTGTGAATGTTTTCCTCCATCAGTCTGGATCGCTGATATCTGTTAACGGCTTGACACTTGAAGAGAAAACAGTTGCTGACACTCCGATTTTTGTTAAAGAAGCTGCTTGTTCACAGAGTGCTGTATCTGTAGAAGGAAAATAGAGATAAAAAAGTATCAGAAACAAACCAAACTGAGAACTCATTCAGGTTTAGGGGTTTGATACTCAGTTGTGTCACCTGTACGACAGAAACTCAAAGAAGCTTCTCATCTGAATATAGATTAATAACTTTTGCTCagtcaaacatattttttatgtcaagATTTTAGAGAAAATAAGGAGATATGGAATCCAAGATTCTTCAAACAGTACTGATTTAGTTTCATTTTGGTCCGCTGTGTTTTTATCAGATCCAAAGTCGGCACAACTGTCTTAACAGGAAGTTTCTAACTCTGCTGaagacctttttaaaaaatgctgtttttttgttttccttttccagCATTGATTTATGAACCACTGTGTTGCTGTGGTCAGAAATATCTAAGCTCCTcaaatattcatgtttatggCTTGTTGACCATAATTTGAAATTAAaggatttgttgtgttttcattaaatatgaTGAAGCAAGAGTGCAAAACAACAATGTCTGTGATTccctgtttttaaagttttaccagTAACACTtaagatgaggtgctgcaaaaaaactcaatataatgtttacaaagatagttaataaaTTTGTTACGCTTATAAGCCGTTTGTTAACATTGCATTTGTAGACTACGGTCTCTCTTTGGATATTACTGAATCCCACCATGTATGTTAATAAGCCTAATTTGGCTTATCgtactaataaatgtcttactaacgccctataaacacattaataatgtttgttaatgtgttaataaagcttattAAGGACtgttattataaagtgttataGTTTTTCCTTTATGAAAACACAATACCTAAATACACAAAGAttatataaaatgtgttttttgtattaCATACATGTATtacataatacatacataatatgtatgatttgttttgtagtattagtaaaaaaaaatacattggaCGCTtgtttgttgttaaaaataattgtttaaaatagtcttaaaatgacgacaaaaatacaatttcaaaacAATAGAAATACAGATATGACAGGTTTCCATTCCCATCATGCATATAGACATACAGAATTAAGCTTATGAATCAAACACAAATTAGACCCTTCTTGTGTTACTTTTTGTGGGGATATTGTGCATTTGTGATGATTGCAAAGCAGATTTTGTAACAATTGAGCCCcatctatatatttttagtgtATCCTCAATCCTTGTTTTAAGCTGTGCGAATCTTTCTTTCTGttcagaggaggagcagagctgCTTTTCGATGGCGTGAAAGAACACCATGTGACCCTTCCAAGCCAACCAGAACCTTGTGAGTGTCTTTACTCCATTAATCCAgatcagaaaaatatatatatatataactaagGTGTTGTTTGTACCTGGCACACAGATGCAGGATTGCTGCGATGACGTCTAACTTTTATTCACAGGACTCTTTAATGTTGCAGCTCCTCTTTTAATGGTTGAATGATCTTTTCCTGCCACATATTCAACTTTTCTGCAGGTTTAGATGTTATATATGTGTGTAGCTTTACtcaaaagtagaaataaaaaaaggttttaggtAATAAATAGTGGAATTTTATGCTTTTCAATTGCAAAATGTTGAcacttcagttttatttattagtgattCATATTGAGGAggataaaaaatccaaaatttacttttttttgttcatctaAGTGAAAGGAACAAATGAGAAATATGTGTCTTTGGTATTTGGCCCGACAAAGCTTGTTCGTACTGGGTGCTGATGTTACCACGACGACAAAGAGACAAAAGTTGACCAGAACAGGGAATGTCGGGCTCATATGACCTTGCCACACCAGTCGacctgtgtgtttttgtgtgtctgcctgttcgtttttacaattttcactTAATCAGActcattttttgtacattttctgcCTGATTCCATCGTGCGCTCACTCTGGTTGTGTTTTACTGAGTGTGTCATCATCtaaattttttagttttgtgtgtaaatgtcccgtgtttgtgtttatatgaGTATGGGGGGTGTGCACTGAAGCCATAAGTGGTTCTGAATCTGTCGTAATTCTTTTTTGACCCCAGCCAATGATTGATGACCCTCGACTGAAAGACCCCACCCCCTCCCCTTTCTCTACCTAAGTCTTTTTCGTACGCACCACAACCCCCCCACAGTCAAAAGatcccatctttttttttttttgcccccctCACATGAACTAAAAGATGGATAACTGCTGCCCTTCACACGACCGCCGCCGCACAAAGAGGACGAAGGGGGCGGCAAAAAAAAAGCGGGAAGATTTTTGAATCGCCATCAAAATGGCGCCTTTTCCCTCCCTGCCCGCCTTCACCGTGTCCTTTACACCCACGCAGCGCTGCTACATCCCAGAATGCATCACAAACCGGGTGACGCATTTTTCCTTTCGCATCTGTTTGTCCCCCATTTTCGTCCCCTGTTCTACCTGGACTGTCAGAACCGTAAACGTTCACCTTCCTGTCTCCACATCTCAGCCTCTAGAGATCTGAAAAAGCTAAAGATCACAAAATTGTAAAGCTTCatataaaacttgtaaatttgaGGTGGGagaaagtgaaaaaacagaagagggagcacataaaatatatttttaaaaaagatgtgtGTTGGGGGATATGAGAGGTAATGGTGGAGAAAAATACCAACAGTCCAAGGCAGGAGAACCGGCCACAAAGAAGGAGTTATTGCCGCTGCGGTGATTAGTTCTGTTTTTAGCCCCGCTGAGGTCCAGGTCAATTTCCAGGACTGTGCCGGATATGCGCTGCAAGATGAGGAATACGTCTTCCTTTATGGGAAGACCCGGAACCGCAGCGAACCGGCGCCGTCATTACACCGCCGAGCCGACGGACAGCACCGCAATTAACCTGCACACACATGAACCCACTCACATAcatcatctgctgctgctgtcgcGCACGCTCAGCCTCCATGAGCCGGCAATTCCCAACTCGTTTTATCCGCGGATACGTCACACacagtttttcatgtttgttttgaagggGAGGAAGTTAGAAAATTGGTGTTTTGTTCACTCATGTGAGCACAAACGGAagatttttggcaaatttgtatGAAAATTTGCAGAAAGCAATTAtttagagatgttttttttgtgtatttttcattttaatcgatataataaagtaaaaacatgcaATTTGTGAAGTAAACATGAAAGCAAATGTGTCCAGAAAAAGGCCCGACCCCTTGATACCTTCTTTACCCTTTCTCTTTAACCTTactcttcctccttttttctattttcctcaCCGTATATCTTTCGTTTTCCTCTTCTCTTtctaccttttttgtgtgtgtttcaatCTAACGTGGTGATTCCATCTACCTGCAGCACTGGGGCAGGATGTTTCCTGGGAATCGCCATCGCAGTGACAGCTTCACATCTTAcacaaccaaacaaacaaacaaacccaccAAATAAATCATAACTCGCtgtttttatttgcctttttttgggAATAAAGTGCAAGAAAAATGCAGAGTCTGAAGCTTTAGTATCATCTTACATCTTTATGTTAATGGCGGTTGAAACTCTAATATATTCATTGTTGGTTGTTTAGCGGGGATTTGTCCTAAAACCCCTCTTTGCGGCCGCCTTTGTGGAGGTGATCGGTCTGAGCGAGGCTCAGCCCATTGTTGAGACAAGGTCAGAGTGAATGTTGAGGAGGTCAGACTCATGCAAAATTCAAGCATCACTGATATCCAGCCTCAGATGTGACTCATTGCATTAAATGGGATGAGGAAATTTATCAAAGCAGGCCTtcctttacttaaaaaaatcctgttaaACCTTCTAAATATCTGCTCTTGCTGCATTTTAACCCACTTTTAGTCttcttatttacatttttttaaggaaactcCTTTTATCTTGAGATAAAAAGCAAGTTTGATTCTAATCAAACCCCCCCAACATCCAATTTCCAGTGTCTCCTCCGACATCCCCCATCATACTCGTGTACTCATAAATATGCATACCCAGACGCACACATACGTGCACCCCCTGTCCCGCCTGCTGCCCCGTCGCGTCACATCGACCAGGAGGCTGGAGCCGTGCACCTTGACCCCTAACCTCTGACATATCACCCCCGTTGTCTgcgttttgtgtgtgtatgtggacACGAGACATAAATCTGTTTACACAGTCACTGCGGGGAGCCGCTTCTCTTTTAGGGACCAAGCCAATCCTCATAATGTAAATCCAGGTTTTCCTCAAAGATGTGCGCTCAGGCCGGGGGGGTGAGACAGGTGGTGGATCAAGGTAAGTCTGTGACTGAAAGGTGctcctctgtgtgtgttttttagggGGCATGAGGCAGCTGCTGGTGTGGATCCAAAGGAACCTGCTGAAGGAGCGACCCGAGCTCTTTGTTCAGGGAGACTCAGTGTGAGTGACGTCCTCCTGTGGACCCGGCCCGGCTGCTAAAGCACAACCTCCATGTCAAACCTGATTCCAGCTGCTGTCAGTGTGCCGCAGCAGCAAGGAGATCGCCGGTCGGAAACCTTGATGAAACGAGCGGTTCGGCTCTGAGATGATTAcctgtgtacatgtgtgtgtcaGTGCAGACTCGCTGCAGTCGTACAGGACTGGTTGACTTCTTTACAGCTGCCTTTGTGCAGGACTATTTATAGCACCATCTAACCAACCAACGGAGAAAAAGCAGGATTGCCTgtaaaaattagacatttttctgcacttttttgtattttttccaatattatttcagcatttttcttacGCTGTTATTTTCTCCTTCTCAAATCGGTTTTTTTGGATGCGTCCCCGTGCTCGGCTTCCTCTCACGCTGCCCTTTCTGTGTGACGTCAGAGGCGGTCTGCGAGGTGGATAAGGCACGCGCGTCTGTCTGCGGCATTATCTTCGCCCGCACATGAGTTCAAGTTGCCTctgaatggaaaaaataaacaagcatCCCTTTGAACAACGGCGCCCAAAGGTGCCTGTTGTTGCCCTCCACCATCAAACCCATTATCCTCCTCTCTGTTTATTATTGAGAGTGGATTTATTACCACGAATCTTCTTGGTGCTCCGTTGCCCAGGCAGCCATTAAGGTCTTGTGGGTTTTAAACccagtttttctattttttttagttacataATACAGTTGTTtgcctaaaaaatacatttttcactttaaatctattgcataaaagcagtttaaatggtttaataattttttctgttttcaagacattttatgtttaaaaaaacagaaataaaacacttttaatgtaacatatttaaacaataaaggTAATTTTAGCtgacttttttaggtttttattttaaatttgaggaTAAGAGGtctaacatttaattatttaatcaaaaatctgaatttttttatcttgttttattattgcGTAATAAAAgtatcctttttttgttaaaggtagatttgtgtatttttttttttagattatttgtgtgtgtttctttttggGGTGTGTGTGTCACTTCTGAttgaaacaggttttttttttgttcccaacAGGAGGCCTGGGATTCTGGTGCTTATCAATGACGCTGACTGGGAGCTGATGGTGAGCAAAGTCACGTTCACTGTCAGGATGTCATAGACTGTTTAGGGTTTTAGCAGATGTTTCAGTCCGTTTACACATTATTTTGATGCTGAAAtattatgtttacattaaaaataaacattttaaaaattttgtttgttCATCAGTAATGTGTTATTTCTTCTCGACTTGTGTAATCTGCAgtgttgcttttcatttttaaattatcttcTTGTTTGTCCTAActccatatttttaaatgttctctgATATGACAGAATTTTCTGGATGTTGTAATACACACATCCATTTTGacggaaacattttaaatgtgaatatttttgtctttttccaaaCTACAGGGAGAACTGGATTATCAGCTGCAAGATCAGGACAACgttgtgtttatttctactctTCATGGAGGataaggagaaaaataaaagtggaataTAAATGGACTTTAAgctttctctcattttttttgtaaaatctccCTCATCTGACAACATGTGCATGGTCCAGCTGAGGATTTCAGGCAGACATGAGGAGAAATGAGATGCAACCCAAGCTGGGAAAAAATGGAATTTATCCACAAGATGCAGGAAACTCCTTCCCAAAGCAGATTTAAACCTCTGAGGAccccatttttttaacagaactttaaagaagaaatatcGTAGAAGATTACACATTTATTAGTGTAATTCATGATACatttaagatgttttgttttcctacattaattgtgtttgttctctttcctggtatcattttttttatttttttctgcagaaagtgtgattaaaaaataaacctaattttttaacatgaattctcctgtttttctttaaaattgtcCTGCACGGATTTATTTTCTAGAACAATTGAGAAACAGCTGTTCCTTAAACATTAATTTAGgcattatttttctattttactgaGCATTTTAGATAATATGTTGAGCTATTTAGTGCTTCCTCTTTTAGctccaaaaatataaatgaatatcTAACATATTAGTGATTCATTAGTGATCGATTTAGGCCTCAATCTCTGATTACGCACCCGTTTTAGGCTTATTATGCGTCCAGTTTTGCCTCCTACAGATGGGATATTGAGGAGGCAGGGAAAAGGGGGGTGGACAGGCCATATATCCACATATATGTGTTTTATGTTTGCGTGTGCGCGCAGATGGAGGCGGCGGGGCGGGGTGTGGAGCACGGGATCACTGCGGGAGGTCGAGGTTTAGCCTGCGGGCTGCCCTC from Oryzias melastigma strain HK-1 linkage group LG12, ASM292280v2, whole genome shotgun sequence carries:
- the urm1 gene encoding ubiquitin-related modifier 1 translates to MAAPVSVHLEFGGGAELLFDGVKEHHVTLPSQPEPWGMRQLLVWIQRNLLKERPELFVQGDSVRPGILVLINDADWELMGELDYQLQDQDNVVFISTLHGG